AAGAAGACCACGCCGCCGGCCAAGTAGGTTCACGCAGGCGGCAGGGGCAGGAAAGCCGTTCGGGACAGGGCCGGACACCTCTGGGGTGTCCGGCCCGTTCTACGGGTACGGTGACCGCGTAGGCAGTCGGGCAGAAAGGGGCGGTGGCAGCATGCTGATGTTGGGCTTCGCGGGGTTCTTGGGACTGCTGAAGATCGTCCTGATGGCCCTCGCCGCGTTCGGGCTGTTCGACGCCGCGTTCCGGCGCGAGGACGCGTTCCGCGCCGCGGACAAGCAGAACAAGATCTTCTGGCTGGTGATCCTGGGGATCGCCCTCGTGGTGAGCTACCTGTTCTCGATCCTGTCCTTCCTGCCGATCATCGGCGTCATCGCCAGCATCGTCTACATCGTGGACGTCCGCCCAGCCCTGCGACAGGTCTCCGGCGGAGGCCGCGGCGGCCGCCGCGGCGGCTCCAGCAGCGACGGCCCGTACGGCCCGTACAACGGCGGTCGCTAGCCCCGTAAGGGGAGCGCCCCGTCAGGGGAGCGGGGAACTGCGCGCCCAGCCACGACGCACCCGCAGGCTGAATCACTGCACGTCCGAACAGGCGCCTGGGTCACGGGGCAGGCGAGAGCCCCGTCACCCCGCCCGGCAAGGGCATCGGCTCCCCGCCCGGCAAGGGCAACCGCTACCGGCCGCGATCCAGCAGCAGCACAGCCACATCGTCCGTGAGCTCCCCACCGTTGAGCTCGCGGACTTCGTTCACCGCGGCACCCAGCAGCTCCTCGCCCGTGAGGCCCTGGGCGAGCTGGCGGCGGATCATCTCCACCATGCCGTCCTGGCCGAGGCGCTCCCGGCCCTCGCCGATCCGGCCCTCGATCAGGCCGTCCGTGTAGAGCATCAGGCTCCAGACGCCGCCCAGCTCCACCTGCTGGCGCGGCCAGCGGGCGCCCGGCAGCAGGCCGAGCGCGGGGCCGCTGTTCTCGTACGGCAGCAGCTGGGCGGGCCGGCCGGGGCGGGCGATCAGCGGGGACGGGTGGCCGGCCAGGCAGAGCCCGGCGCGGCGGCCGTCCGGTGCGATGTCGACCGTGCAGAGCGTCGCGAAGATCTCGTCGTCCGCGCGCTCGTGCTCCAGCACCTGCTGGAGCGTGGACAGCAGCTCGTCGCCGCACAGGCCCGCCAGCGTCAGCGCGCGCCAGGCGATGCGCAGCTCCACACCGAGCGCCGCCTCGTCGGGCCCGTGCCCGCAGACGTCGCCGATCATCACGTGCACCGTGCCGTCGGGCGTGCGGACCGTGTCGTAGAAGTCGCCGCCGAGCAGGGCCCGGGAGCGGCCGGGGCGGTAGCGGGCGGCGAAGCGCAGCGGGGAACCGTCCAGGAGGGGTGTCGGCAGCAGGCCGCGCTCCAGGCGGGCGTTCTCCTGGGCGCGGAGCCGGGACTCGGTGAGTCGCCGCTCGGCCGTGTCGGAACGTTTCCTCTCCACTGCGTAGCGGATCGCGCGGCTCAGCAGCCGTTCGTCCAGCTCGTCGCGGAACAGGTAGTCCTGGGCGCCCACGCGCACCGCCTCGGCGCCCCCCTCGGCGTCGCCGGACGCGGTGAGCGCGAGGACGGCGTGCCGGGGGGCGAGCCGCAGCACATGCTTCAGCGTGGCCAGCTCGTCCTGCGTCTCGGCGGCGGCCCGGCCGGGGGCCGGCAGCGCGAGGTCGAGCAGGATGCAGTGGACGTCGTCGGTGAGCAGCCGCTCCGCCTCCGTGAGGTTGCGGGCGGTACGGATACGGATCGGCTTGCCTGCCGCGTCCAGCATTTCGGGGACGCTCAGGGAACCGGCCGGGTCGTCCTCGATGACCAGGAGGGTGAGGTGGGTGGCGCTGTCGGCAGGTGCCTTGATGGTGCGGGCAGTTCCTTCCGAAGAGGGGCCGGCGGGTGTGAACGCGGCCTGAGCCTGACCACACTCCACGGCCGGGATCGCTCTCTGCCGCGGTACGGGTACGGGCATCGTCTGGATTTCCTTCCCTCCCCCCGAGGGCGTGCGGGCCGAAGAACCTCGACCTGCCGACGGGGACCATAGCGTTAGCCACGGCCGCAACGGAATGGTGTGGGGCACCGGGTACGGCGAGAGGCCCCCGTCATATGCCGCATCCCGTAACGCACTTGGACATGGCCCAGCCTCGCAGGGGATGACGAACGTCACGTCGACGAGGTTGCGCCGCTCGGGGAACGTGCGCCAGGTCACGTGCGGTGCGTCACGTATCCGTACAGCGGGCCCCGCCCGGCCTCACGCGTCGGGCCGCACGACCCCCAGGATCGGCATCGAGCCCGCCCCGGTGATCGTCACCGTCCGCCCGGGCCGCGGCGCGTGCACGACGGCGCCGTCGCCTATGTACAACCCGACATGGCTGGCGTCGTCGAAATAGATGATCAGGTCGCCGGGGCGCATGTCCTTGACGTCGACGTGGGTGAGTTGCTTCCACTGCTCCTGCGAGGTGCGCGGGATGCCGTGGCCGGCGGCCAGCCAGGCCTGCGAGGTCAGCCCCGAGCAGTCGTACGACTTCGGGCCCTCGGCGCCCCACTCGTACGGCTTGCCCATCTGGTCCGTCGCGAACTTCACTGCCTTCTTGCCCTGTTCGGACGCCTTTGTGTTGATCTCCGCGAGGACGCCGGAGCTCAGCCACGCGGTCTGCGCCTTGAGCGCGGCCTCCGCCTCCAGCTTCGCCAGCCGCTCCTTCTCGTCCTTCTCCAGCTGGGACTCCAGCTTCTCGGCGGCGGCGATCTGCTTCTTGATCTTCTTCTTGGCGTCGGCCTTGGCCTTGCGGTTGGCCTCCAGCTTCTTCCACTGCGCGGAGGCGTCCTTCGCGTACTGCTTCAAGTCCTGCTGGGTGCGCGTCATCTCACCGAGCAGGCCCTTCGTCGCGTGCTCGCCCTGCCGCACCCGGCCCGCGCCGTCCAGGAACTGCTGGGGGTCGTCGCTCAGCCACAGCCGCGCCTCCGGCGGCAGACCGCCGCCCCGGTACTGCGCGCGGGCCGCGGCGCCCGCGCGGTCCTTCAACTTGTCCAGCTTCGCCTGGCCCTTGACGATCTCCTGGGCCAGATCGACGATCTCGGCGGACTGCTTGTCGGCCTTCTCCTCGGCGGCGTTGTACGCGTCCGTGGCGACCGCCGCGTCGTGATAGAGATCGTCCAGCTTCTTGCGGACCGCCTCAAGATCCTTGCTGCCCAGGGGTGTTGGGGTGGTGCTCGGCGTGGGAGTCGGTGTCGGATTCGGGGTGCGCGCCGCGTGCGACGCGGGGCTCGCATACGCCGTGCCGGGCGCCGCCAGCACCACACACGCGCAGGCCAGGGCCATGGCCGCCATGGTCAGGCTCTGCTTGCCGGATCCCATTACTCCGCCCCCAAACTGATTTACCGTCAGTAACTTACGGACGTCTGGGGGATCGTGCCATGCCGTCGCGTGATGCGACAGAGGTGGTCGAGAACTCCCTTCCCCCTTCTCGTCGGCCCAAGACGATCTCCCCGCCTGTGTGACGAAGGACTCACACGAAACGTTCCCCGCAGGTCAGCCCCTCGGGGCCAACGCCTGCCACGTCACCGTGACTTCGCCCTGCCGCCAGCGCGTCACCCCGTCCGTCACCGGCCAGTCGGCCCGCAGCTCGCGCACCGCCCGTATCCAGCGCTGCCGCGCGCCGTACGAGGCGTAGGGCGCGGCTGCCGCCCAGGCGCGGTCGAAGTCGCGCAGGAACGCGTGCACCGGCTCGCCCGGTATGTTCCGGTGGATCAGCGCCTTCGGCAGGCGTTCGGCCAGGTCGGACGGGCGGTCCAGAGAGCCGAGCCGGGTGGCGAAGGTGACCGTGCGCGGACCCTCCGGGCCGAGCGCGACCCAGACGTGCCGGCGCCCGATCTCGTCGCAGGTGCCCTCGACGAGCAGACCGCCTCTGGAGCCGGAGTCGGGATCCGCCGGGGCGAGACGGGCGCACAGCCGCTCCCAGACCGCGGCGACCTGCTCCTCGTCGTACTGGCGCAGCACGTTCGCCGCGCGGATCAGCGACGGCCGCCCCGGCACCGGGACCTCGAAGCCACCGTGCCGGAAGACCAGGCCCTCGCGTTCGTAGGGCCGCGCGGCCGCGACCCGGGCCGGTTCGATCTCCACGCCGACCACCTGCACACGGGGTGCGGCCGTGCGCAGCCGCTGGAGCAGCTCGACCGCCGTCCAGGGGGCCGCGCCGTATCCGAGGTCGACCGCCACCGGCTCGGCCGACCTGCGGAGCTCGGCGCCGTGCACGGCCGCGATCCAGCGGTCCATGCGGCGCAGGCGGTTGGGGTTCGTCGTCCCGCGCGTCACCGTTCCCACGGGCCGGGACGTTGCGCGGGTTGTCATGCGTACGAGAGTAGGCGGCTTCCGCGAGGCCCGAGTCGGCCTGTGGACAACCCCGGACAGTGCCGTCGGCACCCGGCATGCGCACGCAATCCGGCATCGAACAGTTGAGCTACCCGTGGTAATGATTCGGCAAAGAGGGGTGAAGGGTCGGCGAAGCGGAAATGGAGCGGACCGCTCCGGTGTTCCGAGACTTGGAGGACGCGGTGCGTCCCCGACCGGCATGCCCGCAGCGAGGAGGACCGCCACGTGAGCCAGTACGTCAGCAGGCTCGGGCGTCGCTCCCCGGTGGCACCCTCACGGCTGAGGCTGCCCGTCGGCCACCGGCGCCCCCGACGCGTCGCGATGCTCTCCGTCCACACCTCGCCGCTGCACCAGCCCGGCACGGGCGACGCGGGCGGCATGAACGTCTACATCGTGGAGCTCGCCCAGCGCCTCGCCGCCATCAACATCGAGGTGGAGATCTTCACGCGCGCGACGACCGGCGCCCTCCCCCCGACGGTGCAGCTGGCCCCCGGTGTCCTCGTGCGGCACATCGACGCGGGCCCCTACGAAGGCCTTGCCAAGGAGGAGCTGCCCGCGCAGCTGTGCGCCTTCACACACGGCGTCATGCAGGCGTGGGCCGGCCACCGCCCCGGCTACTACGACCTCGTGCACTCCCACTACTGGCTCTCCGGCCACGTCGGCTGGCTCGCCGCCGAACGCTGGGGCGCCCCCCTCGTGCACGCGATGCACACCATGGCCAAGGTCAAGAACGCCGCGCTCGCCGAGGGCGACACCCCCGAACCCGCCGCCCGCGTCATCGGCGAGACCCAGATCGTGCGCGCCGCCGACCGCCTCATCGCGAACACCGCCGAAGAGGCCGACGAACTCGTACGCCACTACGAGGCCGACCCCGCCCGGGTCGCCGTGGTGCACCCCGGCGTGAACCTGGAGCGCTTCCGCCCCGCCGACGGCCGCGCCGCCGCCCGCGCCCGCCTCGGCCTCCCGCAGGACGCCCTGATCCCGCTCTTCGCCGGCCGCATACAGCCGCTGAAGGCCCCCGACGTGCTGCTGCGCGCGATCGCCGTCCTCCTCGACGAGCGCCCCGAGCTGCGCTCACGCATGGTCGTCCCCGTGGTGGGTGGCCCCAGCGGCAGCGGCCTCGCCAAGCCCGAGGGCCTGCAGAAGCTGGCCGCGCGGCTCGGTATCGCGGACGTCGTGCGGTTCCGGCCGCCGGTCGGCCAGGAGCAGCTCGCGGACTGGTTCCGGGCCGCCTCGGTGCTGGTCATGCCGTCGTACAGCGAGTCGTTCGGCCTGGTGGCCATAGAAGCGCAGGCCGCCGGTACGCCGGTGCTCGCGGCCTCGGTCGGCGGGCTCCCCGTCGCCGTACGCGATGGGCAGACCGGGTTCCTGGTGCGGGGGCACGATCCCGCGGCCTACGCGCGCGTGCTGGGTGATTTCGCGGACGACCCGACGCTTCCGGCCCGGATGGGCGACGCCGCCGCCCGGCACGCGGAGCACTTCGGCTGGGACACCTCCGCCGCCGCGACGGCGGACGTCTACACGGCGGCGATGCAGGCGCACCGCCGCCGGGCCCGCGCCCACCTGGGCTGACGCCCCCGCCGTCCCATACGGCCTGACGTACTGACGTACGCTCGCCCCATGGCTGACGTACAGCAGGCCGGACAGGTCATCGAGCAGGTCTTCAAGGACTCCGAGCTCGACTGGGAGAGCCCGCGGCCGGGTTCGTACGTCGTGAAGCTGCCCGGCACCCGCAAGCTCTCGACGACCGTCTCGCTCATCGTCGGCCGCCACTCGCTCTCGTTGAACGCCTTCGTGATCCGCCACCCCGACGAGAACGAAGAAGGCGTCCAGCGCTGGCTCCTGGAGCGCAATCTCAAGCTCTACGGCGTCAGTTACGCCGTCGACCGGCTCGGAGACGTGTACCTGGTCGGCAAGCTGCCGCTGGCCGCGGTCACCCCTGAGGAGATCGACCGGCTGCTCGGCTCGGTCCTGGAGGCCGCCGACGGCAGTTTCAACACGCTCCTCGAGCTCGGTTTCGCCTCCTCGATCCGCAAGGAGTACGCGTGGCGGGTGTCGCGGGGCGAGTCGACGCGCAATCTGGACGCGTTCACGCATCTGACCCAGCGGCCGGCTGACTGACCCTTCTCCCCGCTTCAGGTCTGTACCAACTAACTGCTGCACGACCCCTTCCCGGTCTCCGGGCGCCGTGGCATGCTCACCGCCGACGCAGATATGAACGTCGTTCACATCCATGGAAAGTGACCTCCTTGGAAAGGTGTGCGGGCATGACCAAGAAGTACGGGTACAGGGACGGGCGCACGGGCATCGGGAGACGGAGCCTGCTCGGCGGCGCCATCGCCGTCGCGGCCGCCGCCGCGACCGGCGGGACGGCGTCGGCCGCCACGCCCGCCGGGATCCAGCAGCCCGCAGGGTCCCGACAGGGGCAAGTCCCCGCCCTCTGGCACGAGTTCGCCCGCACTCCCTTCACCCACCCGCAGATCCCCTACGTGGGCCGGGCCGGCTACCGGGGCGGGGCGGCGCGCTTCCCCCGCCGCCCTGCCGTCGCCGACGTACGCGCCTACGGGGCCGTCGCTGACGGCACGACGGACTGCGCACCCGCGATCAACCGTGCCATCGCCGCCGCCGGAAGGGCCGGCGGTGGCACGGTTCTCATCCCGCCCGGCACCTACCGCATCGACGACCTGATCCGCATCGGGTACGACAACGTCGTCCTGCGCGGCGCCGGAAGCGCCCGCACCACGCTGTACGCGACCAGGAACCTCACCGAGCTGATCGGCGTCTACGGCTCCCGCTACGGCGGCGACAAGTCCTCCTGGTCCTGGGCGGGAGGCCTCATCTGGCTGGCCCCGAACGCCCGTTGGGACTCCCTGACCGCCGCGATCAGGGCGAAGGCGTGGCCTTTCGAGGGCTGGACCGGCAACAGGCGCGACGAGTGGCAGACGCTGACGACGGTCGAACCGGCGCGGCAGGGCTCCTGGACGGTGACGGTCGCGGACACCGCCGGACTGCGGCCGGGCGCCCTCGTCCTCCTCCGCCTCTCCGACGACACCGGCCACACCCTCCTGGAACACATGGCGGGCGGCGGCCCCGGCCCCGAGACCTACTACTGGGACGACAAGACCAAACTGACGTCGTACGTCCCCTACGAGTGGCCGGTGCGCATCGCGCGCGTGCAGGGCAGAAAGGTCACCCTCGAACGACCGCTGCCCCTCGACATACGCCCCGAGTGGGACCCGCGCCTGACCACCCACGTCCAGGCCCTGACCGGCTCGGGCGTCGAAGGACTCACCCTGGAGGCCGTCGAGACCCCGCAGTCCCAGCACCTCCTCGACAAGGGCTACAACGGGGTCGCGCTCCAGTGCGCGTACGACTGCTGGTTGGACGACGTCACCGTCCGGCACGTCGACAACGGCTTCGGCCTGGTCGCCGCCTCCTCCTGCACCCTGCGCCGCACACGCGTGGCCGGCCGCGGCTCCCACCACCCCTACTTCTGCCGCGAGGGCTCGCACGACAACCTCGTGGAGGACTTCACCATCGAGCAGCGCACGGTCCCCGCCCCCGCCGGAACCCAGCTCCACGGCATCAACGTGGAGGGCCTGTCCTCCTACAACGTCTGGTCGGGCGGCGAGATGCAGATGGGCACGTTCGACTCCCACCGCGGGATGCCGTTCGCCAACGTCCGCACCGACATCACGGTGAACAACAACGGCCGCCACGGCGGTGACGCCAGCGCGGGCCCCCTCTTCGGCGCCCGCTTCACCCACTGGAACATCCGCGTCACCAACGGCCGCGCGGGCCTGATGAGGATCGACGGACTCGCGCCCTGGAGCGCCACGGTCGGCGTCAACGAGGTCACCGAGTCCGACCAGATCGACGTTCCCGACTTCGCGGGCGACCTCCACGCGCGCGTGGAGCTCTACGGCACCACGGACGTCGTACGGCCGCGCAATCTGTACGAGGCTCAGCGGGAGCTGAGCCGGTAGCGCCCGGGGGAGACCCCGACCAACCGCTTGAAGTGGCGCGTCAGATGGGACTGGTCGTAGAAGCCGGTCGTGGCGGCCACCTCGCCCGGCCGCCCGCCCTCCAGCAGCAGCCGGCGGGCGCGGTCGACCCGGCGCGACATCAGGTACTGGTGCGGCGCGATCCCGAACGCGCCGCTGAACGCCCGTACCAGGTGGGCGGGATGGGCGTGCAGCTGCCGGGCCGCCTCCTCCAGGCCGATGCCGTCCACGACGTGCTCGTCGAGGAGCTCGCGCAGCCGGTGGGCGACGCCGCGGTCGGTGCGCGGCGGGGCGGCGTGGACGGCTCCGGGTCGCAGGTGTCCGCGCAGCCGCTCCCCGATCAGCGTCAGCCTGCTCTCGGCCTCCAGCTCGTCGCCCCGGCGCCCGAGCGCGGTGTGCAACTGGCCGACACGCAGCCGCAGTACGGGATCGGGCAGGTCGGGTCCGTCCACGGCGGCCCCGATGAGGTCGTCGCCGAGGTAGGTGCTGTCGAGGTAGAGGACCCGCTTGCGGAAGCCCTGCTCGGTGGCCGGGGAACCGTTGTGCGGCACGTGCGGCGGCAGCAGGGACACCGTGTCGTGGGGCGTGCCGTGCTCATGCCGGTCGAGGTCGTACCGTACGGCCCCGTCGTCGACGATCAGCAGCGTCCACGCCTCGTGTACGTGCATCGGGTAGGCGTACTCCGTGAAGTGGGCGTGGAAGACCTCCACGACGCCCGGTATCCGCGGGCGCCAGGCGGAGATCTCGCGCCGGGACACCATGCAAGAAACGTACAAGACTCGACCGTACGGCGCCGGGCACGCTCACTGCATGAGCAGCAACGCACCCGCCGGCAACGCACCAGCCGACAACGAACCCGTCCCCCACGCACCCGTCCGTTTCGACACGAAGATCGCCGTCCTGCTGCGGGAGGACCTGGAGCCCTGGCAGCGACTCAATGTCACCGCTTTTCTGGTCAGCGGCCTCGGCCCGACGGTCCCCGAGGTGATCGGCGAGCCGTACGAGGACGCCGACGGCGTCTCCTACCTGCCGATGTTCCGCCAGCCGGTCGTCATCCTGGAGGGCACGAAGGAGACGCTGACGGCCGCGCACGGCCGAGCCCTGTCCCGGGCCCTGCCGCGCGCGGTGTTCACGTCCGATCTGTTCGCCACCGGCAACGACCGCGACAACCGGGCGGCCGTACGGGCCGTCACGACAGGGGAGTTGGACGTGGTCGGGCTCGCCGTGTACGGGCCGCGGAACGCGGTGGACAAGGTGGTGAAGGGCTCACGGATGCATCCGTGAGCCCGCCCGTCTTCACACGGCGCCGACCTCGGCCTTCGCGGGAGCGGGCGTCTCGACGGCGACGGTCTCCTCGACCGGCAGCCGGCGCATCAGCAGCCCGTACCCCAGCCCCGCCGCCGTACCGACCACCGCGCACAGACCCCACAGCCACTCGGCCCCGAACCGGTCGATGACCAGCCCGGACATGAGCGGTGCGACGAGAGCGGCGAGGGCCCAGGAGAGGGTGTACATGCCCTGGTAGCGGCCGCGGCCGTGCACGGGGGAGAGCCGGACGACCAGCCCCGTCTGCGTCGGCGCGTTGACGATCTCCGCCAGCGTCCACACGCACACGGTGAGGGCGAAGACGCCGACCGATCCCGCGAAGGCGGTGAGCCCGAAGCCGTATCCGGCGAGCAGCGACGAGATGACGAGCAGTCGCCGCGGATCCCGGTGCTCGATGAACCGGGTGACGGGGATCTGCAGCGCGACGATCAGTACGCCGTTGACCGCGATGGCGAGACCGTAGTCGGCCGGGGTGAAGCCGGCCTCGCCCATGGCGACCGGCAGACCCACCGAGCCCTGCTGGAAGACGACGGCGACGAGGAAGGACAGCCCGACGACGCTCATGAAGCGCCCGTCGCGCAGGACGGTCCCGAGTCCGACGGCGGCGTCGTCCTTCGCCTCCTTGGCTGTCCGCACCGGCCGGGACTCCGGCAGCTTGAGGAAGACGACCACCGCACACACCAGCGTCATCGCGGCCTCGATCAGGAACCCGGCGAGATAGCTGAACTCGGCGATGAAGCCGGCCGCCATGGAGGAGACGGCGAACCCGAGGTTGATCGCCCAGTAGTTGAGCGAGAAGGCGCGCACCCGGTCCTCGGGCCGCACGATGTCCGCCATCATCGCCTGCACGGCGGGCCGCGAGGCGTTCGAGGCCATGCCCACCACGAAGGCGACGGCCGCGATCGAGACGGGGTCGTGCATGAAGCCGAGCACGGCCACCGAGACGGCGGTGGACGACTGCGCGATGAGCAGCGTGGGCCGCCGCCCGAGCCGGTCGGTCATCACGCCCGCGCCGAGCGAGGAGACGACACCGCCGAGGCCGTGGAGGGAGGCGACGAGACCGGCGTACGAGGCGGAGTACCCGCGGTCGAGCGTCAGGTAGAGCGCCATGAACGTGGCGACGAACGCGCCCAGCCGGTTGACGAGGGTGCTGGTCCACAGCCACCAGAACTCGCGAGGAAGCCCGGAAACGGTTTCTCGGGCGGCGCGTCTCACGGAGACGAGTGGCATACGGGACCCCCACGGTCAGGCAAATGTGTAAGTGGCTCGGACGGCGAGCACAACTTACGGTGGGGTGTCACTCGAGAACCACTCAATTAACAGATGCCGTCAACTGTCCGGCCTTCGGGCGGACGCGCGAGCGATCAGCGGGGTCGATTACGCTCGTCCCATGGCCGACGCACCGTACAAGCTGATCCTCCTCCGCCACGGCGAGAGCGAATGGAACGCGAAGAACCTGTTCACCGGCTGGGTGGACGTCAATCTCAACGAGAAGGGCGAGAAGGAGGCAGTCCGCGGCGGTGAGCTGCTCAAGGACGCCGGCCTGCTCCCCGACGTGGTCCACACGTCCCTCCAGAAGCGCGCGATCCGCACCGCGCAGCTCTCGCTGGAGTCCGCGGACCGCCACTGGATCCCGGTCCACCGCTCCTGGCGCCTGAACGAGCGCCACTACGGCGCCCTCCAGGGCAAGGACAAGGCGCAGACCCTCGCAGAGTTCGGCGAGGAGCAGTTCATGCTGTGGCGCCGCTCCTACGACACCCCGCCGCCGGCCCTTGCGGACGGCACGGAGTTCTCCCAGTCCGAGGACCCGCGCTACGCCTCCATCCCGCCTGAGCTGCGCCCGCGCACGGAGTGCCTGAAGGACGTCGTCGTCCGCATGCTCCCGTACTGGTACGACGGCATCGTCCCCGACCTGCTGGCCGGCCGCACGGTCCTGGTCGCGGCCCACGGCAACTCGCTGCGCGCCCTCGTCAAGCACCTCGACGGCATCTCCGACGCCGACATCGCGGGCCTGAACATCCCCACCGGCATCCCCCTCTCCTACGAGCTGGACGCCGACTTCAAGCCCCTCAACCCGGGCGGCACCTACCTCGACCCGGACGCCGCCGCGGCCGCGATCGAGGCGGTCAAGAACCAGGGCAAGAAGAAGTAAGCAGAGCTGGACGAGCCCCCTGCCTGCGGATTCTCCGCCGGTAGGGGGCTTGTTGCTGTGCCGGGGCCGCGCCTGGGCCCGGCACGCTCACCCGTGCCAGACCGCCCCGATCCGCTCCGCATGCTCCGCCCCCTGGCGCAGGCCCGCCCGGGCCGCGCCCGGGATGCGGGACGCGTCCAGGGGATTGCGGCCGAAGGCGCGGCGGGCCGCTCGGTCGGGGGTCAGGAGCGCGGCCCGGGCGCCGGCTGCCGAGAGGGAGGCCACGTGGTGGGAGGCGTTCGGGCTGGCGCCGGGGCCCTTGGGGATCGGGGCCAGTACGACGACGCGGCGGCAGTCGTCCACCAGGTCGGCGTTGGTCGTGGAGCGGGCGCCGCCGTCGATCCAGCGGCCCGCTCCGATCGTGATCGGCGGATACAGCGGCGGCAGCGCGCAGCTGGCCGCCATCGCCCGCACCAGGTCGACCCCGCTGTCGGCGCCGAACCCGGCCGCCTCGCCGGTGAGCGCGTCCACCGCGAACAGCCGTACCGGGCGCTCCGGCCACTCCTGAACCGGGAGTTGCGAGCGCATCGCGTCGAAGACCACGGTCTCCGGCACGTCGCGCATGTTCAGCGCGAGCCTGCCCAGCCGCTTGACCACGGCCTGCGGATCGCGTGAACCGAGCGCGGCCCACAGGTACTTGACCGTCATGGCGAGGGTGAAGTCCACCTCCAGCATGGCCCGCTTCCGGCTGACCTGATCCCCGTACAGGTCAGCCGGTGCCCGCCCGGTGGCCAGTTCCACCGCGAGCAGCGAGCCCGCCGAGGTGCCGGCGAGCACGTCGGCGCCGCTGAGATCCACCCCGGCCTCGGCCAGCCCCGCCAGCACGCCGACCTGCC
Above is a genomic segment from Streptomyces sp. R21 containing:
- a CDS encoding MDR family MFS transporter, which gives rise to MPLVSVRRAARETVSGLPREFWWLWTSTLVNRLGAFVATFMALYLTLDRGYSASYAGLVASLHGLGGVVSSLGAGVMTDRLGRRPTLLIAQSSTAVSVAVLGFMHDPVSIAAVAFVVGMASNASRPAVQAMMADIVRPEDRVRAFSLNYWAINLGFAVSSMAAGFIAEFSYLAGFLIEAAMTLVCAVVVFLKLPESRPVRTAKEAKDDAAVGLGTVLRDGRFMSVVGLSFLVAVVFQQGSVGLPVAMGEAGFTPADYGLAIAVNGVLIVALQIPVTRFIEHRDPRRLLVISSLLAGYGFGLTAFAGSVGVFALTVCVWTLAEIVNAPTQTGLVVRLSPVHGRGRYQGMYTLSWALAALVAPLMSGLVIDRFGAEWLWGLCAVVGTAAGLGYGLLMRRLPVEETVAVETPAPAKAEVGAV
- a CDS encoding phosphoglyceromutase, which translates into the protein MADAPYKLILLRHGESEWNAKNLFTGWVDVNLNEKGEKEAVRGGELLKDAGLLPDVVHTSLQKRAIRTAQLSLESADRHWIPVHRSWRLNERHYGALQGKDKAQTLAEFGEEQFMLWRRSYDTPPPALADGTEFSQSEDPRYASIPPELRPRTECLKDVVVRMLPYWYDGIVPDLLAGRTVLVAAHGNSLRALVKHLDGISDADIAGLNIPTGIPLSYELDADFKPLNPGGTYLDPDAAAAAIEAVKNQGKKK
- a CDS encoding patatin-like phospholipase family protein: MADTALVLGGGGLTAYAWQVGVLAGLAEAGVDLSGADVLAGTSAGSLLAVELATGRAPADLYGDQVSRKRAMLEVDFTLAMTVKYLWAALGSRDPQAVVKRLGRLALNMRDVPETVVFDAMRSQLPVQEWPERPVRLFAVDALTGEAAGFGADSGVDLVRAMAASCALPPLYPPITIGAGRWIDGGARSTTNADLVDDCRRVVVLAPIPKGPGASPNASHHVASLSAAGARAALLTPDRAARRAFGRNPLDASRIPGAARAGLRQGAEHAERIGAVWHG